The Ignavibacteriota bacterium genome contains the following window.
AGGGTGCTTCCTCAATCAATTTTTGATGACGTCTTTGGGTCGAACATTCTCTCTCATTAAGGTGAATCACATTGCCGTATTTATCACCGAAAACCTGAAATTCAATATGTCTCGAGCCCTGAACGAGCTTTTCTATATATAAATCAGGGTTGCTGAAGAATGCTTCTGCTTCATTTTGAGCGAGATTAAAGGCACCTTTCAGCTCAGATTCGGAATTTACCATTCTCATACCTTTACCACCGCCACCTGCTACTGCTTTAAGCATTACCGGATAACCAATATCACCACAGACTTTTACTGCTTCATCAAGTGTTTTGACTACTCCCAAGCTTCCGGGAACAACAGGCACACCGGCATTTCTCATAGTGTCCTTAGCAACAGATTTATTGCCCATACGCCTGATTGCATCTGCTGAAGGACCTATAAATGTAATATCATGGTCATTGCAAATATCAACAAATTTGTCATTCTCAGCCATAAATCCGTAACCGGGATGAATTGCATCGGCATTCGTAATCATTGCTGCTGATATTATTGATGGAATTTTGAGGTAGCTCTCGCGGCTTGGAGGTGCACCAATGCATACAGCTTCGTCTGCAAACCTGACATGAAGTGATTCACGGTCAGCTTCGGAGTAAACAGCAACAGTTAATATTCCAAGCTCTTTGCACGCTCTAATAACACGAAGTGCTATTTCGCTTCTATTAGCAATTAGTATTTTTTTTATCATTATATTGTTTATTCAGGTCGTACAACAAATATTGGCTGATTGAATTCTACAGGTTTAGCGTTTTCTACTAAGATTTTTTCAATAATGCCTGCAACATCACTTTCGATTTCATTCATAAGTTTCATCGCTTCTATTATACATAGTGTATCGCCGGGTTTCACACGTGAACCTACTTCTACAAATGAACCTGCATCCGGGGATGGTGAGCAGTAAAAAGTACCAACGATTGGCGATTTGATTGTGTGAAGATTTGAGTCTACAGCCGGAGAAGATGCTTGTGTTTGCTCGCTTGTCTGAACAGTTGGCGGAGCAATTGATGGAGCAGCGATTTGTGGTGCGGCATAAGATTGTGTTGATGCCACCGTTTGATGAATATCTGGCTGCTCTAAAGCCAGAGAAATTCGAACTCCGTCCTCCTCAATATCCATGTGAGTTGCTTTACTGTCATCAAATATTTTTACAAGTCTGCGTAAATAATTTAAATCCATATTTTCACCGAGATTTTTAGATTATAAAATTTATATTTTTTGTTTGACGTAAAGTCTCTATTAATATTTAACAAATGATTTATCATAGTTAAATTTATAAATATGTATATTTGTATATAGAGATATATCGCTTAACATTATTTATGAAAACCTTAATTCTTATAATTCGAAAGTAATTCTAATAAGATGATGTCAATAGTCTAATATTTTCATTGCCAGAAACCCGCTCTTCTGAACTACATAGAATATTATTCGAAACAATAATAAAAATAAAATTTTGATATTATTATGCCGTCTTCTCAAAAAAGAATTTGACAAATTACAAAAAAAACCTTATTTTTGTATTCTGTAATATGGCGGATGTAGCTCAGTTGGTAGAGTGCCAGATTGTGGCTCTGGTTGTCGCGGGTTCGAGCCCCGTCATTCGCCCTTGAAAAAAAGAAAAAAAAATTAGCAGTTGATTATAAATTAACTGCTTTTTTTATTATAGACTTAATTTTGGTTGCAGAATCTCTTGCTGCAATTATTACTTCATCGTGAGTAACTTCTTGCATTATTTCACTTGCTGTATTTGTGATTAGTGATAAGCCTATTGTTTCAATTCCTAAAATTTTTGCGGCTTTTAATTCCGGCACAGACGACATTCCCACAGCATCAGCTCCCAGCCGTCTGAATGCACGAATCTCTGCTCTTGTTTCGTAATTCGGACCGGTTACTCCAATGTAAACTCCGTTTTGATATGGAATTCCACTTCGAATTAATTCTGCTTCTAATTGTTCTTGATAACTACTGTTATTTCTATTTACAGGGCAACGATAGTCTGTATCTGCCGGAACAAATGATGAATCATAATTTTTAAAAAAGAAAAAGTCAATTGTGTCATTGAATAGCATTATATCACCTACTTGAAATTTAGGATTTAAACCTCCTGCGGCATTTGTGATAATTAATCTTTTAATGCCTAAAATATGAATCAGTGCTACAATAGAGCAAATCTCTGATAGTGTTCTACCTTCGTAGTAGTGAAATCTGCCTGAGAATACTAATGCGTTTTTCCCATCAAAATCATAATGGAGCATTTCTCCGTGGTGACCTTCTACTGAAGTTTTGGGAAAATTTTCAAGGATGTTATAATTTAGAGTTTGTGTATTTTTGTTTTTTTCAAATGATGCAGCTATACCTGAACCGGCAATAATTGCTATATCCGGAATATCGCTAATAATATTCCTGACCTGATTGGCTGCTGATGTAAATTTTTTCAAGTATTTTGAGTTCATATCAAGTTTCATTTAGTTATAGACGCAGATTACTTTCTTTTATGAAATCAACAGATAATCTACCCAAAAAAAATTATGAATAGTTATACAATAAGTTTGAAATATAAACGAAAAATAAATTTAATAAATTCTTGACATAGTTTGACTTTAGAGATGTTTTTAAATGTTTTATTTTTTATAATTATGAATTCTATGAAAAAAATAAGTACTTTATTATTACTGCTAATAATTGGGACAAACGTAAATTTGCTCTCGCAGCCATGGGCTGAGCTGATTGAAGGAGATGAAAATAATTTTATTAATGTTCAAAAAGCTTTTAATAAATTCTGGCAAGACAAAGAGCTGGTAAGGGGAGAAGGTTGGAAACAATTCAAAAGATGGGAATATTTGTGGGAACAGAGAACTTTTCCGAATGGAATTATTCCTAATGCGAGAGTAATTTTTGACTCTTATGAGCAATTTAAATCTTCCAAAGGCGAAAACCCCCTTCTTCTCAGTAATTTTTCTGATTGGAAGGAAGTGGGTCCGATTAAAGTCCCACAGAATAAATTAAATTACAAATCAGGCGGTTTGGGAAGATTAAATGTTGTTAGAATTCATCCTACGAATAATAATATAATTTGGGTTGGTTCAGCTGGTGGAGGTGCCTGGTTTACAACAAATCGAGGACAAACCTGGACTAAAGCCGAGTTTACTGATGTGCTGTCTTTAGGTGTTTCAGATATTGCAATAGCACCGAGCAAACCTGATGTAATATATCTTTCAACAGGTGATAAAAACGGCTTCTTTATGACAAATGAATATTCTGTTGGAATATT
Protein-coding sequences here:
- a CDS encoding purine-nucleoside phosphorylase — translated: MNSKYLKKFTSAANQVRNIISDIPDIAIIAGSGIAASFEKNKNTQTLNYNILENFPKTSVEGHHGEMLHYDFDGKNALVFSGRFHYYEGRTLSEICSIVALIHILGIKRLIITNAAGGLNPKFQVGDIMLFNDTIDFFFFKNYDSSFVPADTDYRCPVNRNNSSYQEQLEAELIRSGIPYQNGVYIGVTGPNYETRAEIRAFRRLGADAVGMSSVPELKAAKILGIETIGLSLITNTASEIMQEVTHDEVIIAARDSATKIKSIIKKAVNL
- the accB gene encoding acetyl-CoA carboxylase biotin carboxyl carrier protein codes for the protein MDLNYLRRLVKIFDDSKATHMDIEEDGVRISLALEQPDIHQTVASTQSYAAPQIAAPSIAPPTVQTSEQTQASSPAVDSNLHTIKSPIVGTFYCSPSPDAGSFVEVGSRVKPGDTLCIIEAMKLMNEIESDVAGIIEKILVENAKPVEFNQPIFVVRPE
- the accC gene encoding acetyl-CoA carboxylase biotin carboxylase subunit is translated as MIKKILIANRSEIALRVIRACKELGILTVAVYSEADRESLHVRFADEAVCIGAPPSRESYLKIPSIISAAMITNADAIHPGYGFMAENDKFVDICNDHDITFIGPSADAIRRMGNKSVAKDTMRNAGVPVVPGSLGVVKTLDEAVKVCGDIGYPVMLKAVAGGGGKGMRMVNSESELKGAFNLAQNEAEAFFSNPDLYIEKLVQGSRHIEFQVFGDKYGNVIHLNERECSTQRRHQKLIEEAPSPIVSAALRKQMGEVSVLGAKAVNYYGPGTIEYLVDNDMNFYFMEMNTRIQVEHPVTEESLGIDLIKEQILIAGGEKLSLKPSEPKFHSIECRINAEDAENGFRPSPGKIEAFHMPGGHGVRVDSHAYQGYIIPSNYDSLIAKLITRGNTRNEAIAKMYRALDEFIIEGIKTTIPFHKSMMLNKDFIAGNIDTKYLERNDWKSM